The Mangrovibacterium diazotrophicum DNA window GTTGTGTCCCGAAAACATGGCGTCGTCCAACTGGCAATCAGCCGAAGTATTGAACACATCACCCGGGATACGATCGTAATAGTTTGACAATAAACTCAGGATAAGTTCGGGGTCGCCCCAAAGCTGCTCATCGTTGATCCGGTTTTTAGGCTGCCGTTCCAACCAACTGTCATTGTCGCAACTCACAAACATGCCGAGAGTTGCTGATAATACCAGTAATAAGAATATTTTAGTTTTCATGATTATCGTTTAAGTTTAGAATGTTAGATTAAAACCGACCATAATTGTGCGTTGCTGAGGATACACCACGGCAGAACCTGACTGGATTTCAGGATCGATTCCGAATTGTTTCACATTGTCGATGGAAAACAGATTCGATCCGCTTACGTAAAACCGGGCTTTTGAGAGGCTTGCTTTCTTAGCCCATGCCTGAGGCAAAGTATATCCGAATTCGGCATTCCGAAGTCTCAGGAAACGCACCTTGTGCAACCAGAAATCCGAGTTTCGTCCATTGTTGTCAGAGGTACCATTCCGAATTGCCGGGTAACGACCGGGAATCCATTCACTTGTTGCGTCGTAAGGATCGGCACGGTGCCATCTATCGGTAAGCAGGTATGCAGGAGAGTTACCGCCAGCATGGAAAGGATTCCGCAGCTCCCAATTTTGAAACCACGATTGCATGGCAGCGCCGGCAAAGTCCATGTTCAGGTCAAAGTTTTTCCACTGTAAACCAATATTACCTCCAAAGCTTAACATCGGAGCCCAACCATCCGGATAGCCGATCGGCGTTTCATCCAACCAGTTAATTACACCGTCGCCATTGACGTCTTTGTAAATGATATCACCGGGTAACTGTGTACGGTTGTTTTGTCCGTCGTTATCGATCGCATAGTTTCTGATTTCTTCCTCTGACTGGAAACGACCAATTGCCTGGTAGCCCCACCATACTCCACCCCAGCGGTCCTCATTTGAATAGCGCCATTCATTATAGGAGTTTCCGAAACGAGGCTTGTAGCTTTCAACATATCTGAAACGTGAATAAGTTGCATTGGCACTTACGTTGTACTTCAACTCGCCAATCTTGCTTTTAAACGAAATCATTCCTTCAGCACCACGATACTCGTTCTTGTTCAGGTTTTCGTTTGGCAAACTATAACCAACTTCACTTGGAATCAAAACGTCATAACGTCCGGCCGGGATTCCTGAAATCACTTTCCTGAAAATGTCGGCGGTCAGCGACAACTTATCGTCGAAGAATTTCGCATCGATCCCCGCGTCATACATGGTATGTTTTTCCCACGAAAGGTTAGTTACCGGAAGACCTTGCGGCTGCATACCGGTTACATATTCCCCGTCGAGAACTGATCCACCGACTACCGCATTGTTATCAAATCGACCAAAGCTGTATCCCGGAAGATATCCAAATACACCAACTCCGGCCTCCTGTCCTGTCTGACCAACAGAAACCCTCAGTTTCAAATCGCTGACAGTGCTTTTCAAACCATCGAAGAAACCTTCGTCAGAAATACGCCATCCGGCCGATACCCCGGGAAAGAATCCCCAACGATTTCCGGGCGCATACAGATAAGAAGCGTCGTAACGACCAAGTACTTCCAGCAAGTATTTGTCTTTATAGGAATAGTTGAAACGGCCAAGGTAACCGGCACGTGCCTGGTAAGTCCATTCGTCGCCGTAACCGGTAAGAATTGCCAGACTGTTCAACGGAATGTAGTTGTTGGTTGGTGCAGCAGCAAGCCAGGTCAAATTGCGGTCCCAGTCACTTCTTTCGTAACCCAATACCGCTGAAACCGTGTGATCTTCACCGAATGTATGAGAATAGTTCAACTGAAACTGGTGGTAATGCGACATCGATTCGATTTTTGTTT harbors:
- a CDS encoding SusC/RagA family TonB-linked outer membrane protein, coding for MERIGISYFLKFIKVLKITMFLLFVCGLQSWATTSESEQNQVVSATEDSGNTQAENTIKGKVTDTAGVPLPGVTVVVKGTTIGTITDADGSYSLTKVPADASLIFTFVGMKAQEINVTGKTVVDVTLVEESIGLGEVVAVGYGTQSKRKVTTAVSSVDSEELTRSASTTTAGALAGKMPGLSTRAKDARPGRGIDLEIRNMGNPLYVVDGIPYGGDASRDWLGVTRVSGNDVFNSLSLEDIESISILKDAAAAIYGLRAANGVVLITTKKGNTGDKVTVNVNGYYGWQNLTRFPDLANAGQYVRGKVEAAQNAGIDPATIYSPEELAKWEAGNQLGYKSYDYYDLVMRKNVPQYNINANVNGGTKRSKYYMSLSHVGQEATMKDFNYDRTNFQVNLSSEILKGFTLGTQTALKLEETQDVGLQGGDGYFSSLLAVYANRPTVGPYAHDNPEYINNTPNRPDLNPALFSRDIVGYKDTHTKAVNVNLFAEYKFDFGLSAKYTYSQNYTNLHFDGFQYTYDLYTYNEADDSYSRTGGQSARWRFETKIESMSHYHQFQLNYSHTFGEDHTVSAVLGYERSDWDRNLTWLAAAPTNNYIPLNSLAILTGYGDEWTYQARAGYLGRFNYSYKDKYLLEVLGRYDASYLYAPGNRWGFFPGVSAGWRISDEGFFDGLKSTVSDLKLRVSVGQTGQEAGVGVFGYLPGYSFGRFDNNAVVGGSVLDGEYVTGMQPQGLPVTNLSWEKHTMYDAGIDAKFFDDKLSLTADIFRKVISGIPAGRYDVLIPSEVGYSLPNENLNKNEYRGAEGMISFKSKIGELKYNVSANATYSRFRYVESYKPRFGNSYNEWRYSNEDRWGGVWWGYQAIGRFQSEEEIRNYAIDNDGQNNRTQLPGDIIYKDVNGDGVINWLDETPIGYPDGWAPMLSFGGNIGLQWKNFDLNMDFAGAAMQSWFQNWELRNPFHAGGNSPAYLLTDRWHRADPYDATSEWIPGRYPAIRNGTSDNNGRNSDFWLHKVRFLRLRNAEFGYTLPQAWAKKASLSKARFYVSGSNLFSIDNVKQFGIDPEIQSGSAVVYPQQRTIMVGFNLTF